A genome region from Natronosalvus rutilus includes the following:
- a CDS encoding ABC transporter ATP-binding protein has protein sequence MSLLELTDLDAGYDELQVLYGVDLHVDDGEYVAIVGPNGAGKSTAMKAVVGLATHMSGEIRFDGENVAGLEPQAIIDRGVGYVPQTENVFPSLTVEENLRIGAYLLGDLPDDRLAAALEQFPILEERLDLRAGNLSGGQQQMLAMARALIPDPPLLLLDEPSAGLAPDLVDEMFDHIDAINDRGVTILIVEQNATTALRRCDRGYVLAQGENRYVDEGEVLLNDPEVRRQFLGG, from the coding sequence ATGAGTTTACTCGAACTCACCGACCTGGACGCGGGCTACGACGAGCTACAGGTACTGTACGGGGTGGATCTCCACGTCGACGACGGCGAGTACGTAGCGATCGTCGGCCCCAACGGCGCGGGGAAATCCACCGCGATGAAGGCCGTCGTGGGACTGGCGACGCACATGAGCGGCGAGATTCGCTTCGACGGCGAGAACGTTGCCGGACTGGAGCCACAGGCGATCATCGACCGCGGCGTCGGCTACGTTCCCCAGACCGAGAACGTCTTCCCGTCGCTGACGGTCGAGGAAAATCTCCGCATCGGCGCGTACCTGCTGGGCGACCTCCCGGACGACCGACTGGCGGCGGCCCTCGAGCAGTTCCCGATCCTCGAGGAGCGTCTCGACCTGCGGGCGGGGAACCTATCGGGCGGTCAGCAACAGATGCTCGCGATGGCGCGAGCGCTGATCCCCGACCCGCCCTTGCTGTTGCTCGACGAGCCGTCCGCGGGGCTCGCTCCGGACCTGGTCGACGAGATGTTCGATCACATCGACGCGATCAACGACCGCGGCGTGACGATCCTCATCGTCGAACAGAACGCGACGACCGCACTGCGTCGCTGTGATCGCGGCTACGTCCTCGCCCAGGGTGAAAATCGGTATGTCGACGAGGGCGAGGTGCTGTTGAACGATCCCGAGGTCCGGCGGCAGTTCCTCGGTGGGTAG
- a CDS encoding ABC transporter ATP-binding protein, producing the protein MTLLSVEDLRRSFGNLVAVDGVTFEVEAGEIVGMIGPNGAGKTTTFNCLSSVIESDAGTVTFDGEDVTTLPPHALARRGLVRTFQRTRELETLTVEENVLLPAPDHPGERAWHAVGRTGASERREAEARQRALELLEVFDLETMVHEYAGNLSGGQRKLLELARSLMLDPKMLLLDEPFAGVNPSLTNEIVAHIEALNEDGLTLLIIEHELETLTELVDRLVVLADGRVLATGTPAEIMEHEEVIEAYLGG; encoded by the coding sequence GTGACGTTGCTCAGCGTCGAGGACCTTCGCCGGTCGTTCGGCAACCTCGTCGCCGTCGACGGCGTCACCTTCGAGGTCGAGGCGGGCGAAATCGTCGGCATGATCGGCCCGAACGGCGCCGGGAAGACGACCACGTTCAACTGCCTCTCGAGCGTCATCGAGAGCGACGCCGGGACCGTCACGTTCGACGGGGAGGACGTCACGACGCTTCCGCCCCACGCCCTCGCGCGACGGGGGCTCGTCCGGACTTTCCAGCGGACTCGCGAACTGGAGACGTTGACCGTCGAGGAGAACGTGCTCCTCCCGGCACCCGACCATCCCGGCGAGCGAGCCTGGCACGCCGTCGGACGAACGGGAGCGAGCGAACGGCGCGAAGCCGAGGCCCGGCAACGGGCGCTCGAACTCCTCGAGGTGTTCGACCTCGAGACGATGGTCCACGAGTACGCCGGTAACCTCTCCGGGGGCCAGCGCAAACTCCTCGAACTCGCGCGGTCGCTCATGCTCGACCCGAAGATGCTGCTGCTCGACGAGCCGTTCGCCGGCGTCAATCCGTCGCTGACGAACGAAATCGTGGCGCACATCGAGGCGCTCAACGAGGACGGTCTCACGCTGCTCATCATCGAGCACGAACTGGAGACGTTGACCGAACTGGTCGACCGCCTGGTCGTCCTGGCGGACGGACGGGTCCTCGCAACCGGGACGCCGGCGGAGATTATGGAACACGAGGAGGTCATCGAAGCATACCTGGGTGGGTGA
- a CDS encoding branched-chain amino acid ABC transporter permease, which translates to MSAPTSRLENLPFDAVHAGLALLVLSVVFLVSPLFVQPPGGSFVFFEVGVLFFLYAMILVGLNLQFGHAGLVNFGPVAFFAVGGYAAAILTANDPYQAVGLGFPWPVGVVAAVLAAAALGVLIGVSTLRLRDDFLAIVTLAVAEIVHGLIIAFRDVTGGTVGLTSVPRPIAGTTDVGGGAALVSTILVFAALALFFYGVFRRLSSSPYGRVLRAIRADDQVTETLGKRVFRYKIAVFVYGAAIAGLAGALLVFYNGAAAEGFFTIDVTVIVWVGMLIGGAGNDRGVIGGLAIIMGFQLVTRFFNDAIPFITQDQFASIRLMFVGLLLMLIIRYRPEGLWGDADRLGVES; encoded by the coding sequence GTGAGCGCCCCGACGTCCCGGCTCGAGAACCTGCCGTTCGACGCGGTCCACGCCGGACTCGCGTTGCTGGTGCTTTCGGTAGTGTTCTTGGTGAGTCCGCTCTTCGTCCAGCCGCCGGGCGGCTCGTTCGTCTTCTTCGAGGTCGGCGTTCTCTTCTTCCTGTACGCGATGATCCTGGTCGGGTTGAACCTCCAGTTTGGCCACGCCGGACTGGTCAACTTCGGCCCGGTCGCCTTCTTCGCGGTCGGTGGCTACGCCGCAGCGATCCTGACCGCAAACGATCCGTACCAGGCCGTCGGGCTCGGATTCCCGTGGCCGGTCGGGGTGGTCGCCGCCGTCCTCGCCGCGGCCGCGCTCGGCGTCTTGATCGGCGTCTCAACGCTCAGGCTTCGCGACGACTTCCTCGCCATCGTCACGCTGGCCGTCGCCGAAATCGTCCACGGGTTGATCATCGCGTTCCGCGACGTGACCGGCGGAACGGTCGGCCTCACCAGCGTTCCGCGACCGATCGCCGGGACCACCGACGTCGGCGGTGGTGCAGCGCTCGTGTCGACGATTCTCGTCTTCGCGGCGCTCGCGTTGTTCTTCTACGGCGTCTTCCGTCGGCTGTCGTCCTCGCCGTACGGGCGGGTCCTCCGCGCGATTCGCGCCGACGATCAGGTGACGGAGACGCTCGGCAAGCGCGTGTTCCGGTACAAGATCGCCGTGTTCGTCTACGGCGCCGCCATCGCGGGACTGGCGGGTGCGCTGCTGGTCTTCTACAACGGCGCCGCCGCGGAGGGCTTTTTCACCATCGACGTGACCGTCATCGTCTGGGTCGGGATGCTCATCGGCGGGGCGGGCAACGACCGCGGCGTCATCGGCGGACTCGCGATCATCATGGGCTTTCAGCTGGTCACCCGTTTCTTCAACGACGCGATTCCGTTCATTACCCAGGACCAGTTCGCCTCGATCCGGCTGATGTTCGTCGGGCTCCTGTTGATGCTCATCATCAGATACCGCCCGGAGGGGCTCTGGGGAGACGCCGACAGGCTGGGGGTGGAGTCGTGA
- a CDS encoding branched-chain amino acid ABC transporter permease has product MEIPLAQEIIFGLVIGSYIALGAIGFTLVYGLVNMINFAHGEFITVGAFVGYLAVVFGGLSIPVAVVVALVITAIVGWVIARVTFEPMNEAGAVPLLLMSIGLGLVLRNGFRVIAGADRRSLPRDVTTYRFDDWGFFVTSQQLFIIGVTLVAVVVLHVFLSRTMLGIAMRATSDNEDLALVSGIDTRRIRNAVWLAASGLAGVAGVMLAVSQSANPTVGFGQLLLIITAAILGGAGSPYGAIVGSYLLGIGITVSVAFLPSGLSELNATMAFVVLIVVLLVRPGGLVNAEVRTS; this is encoded by the coding sequence ATGGAAATTCCACTCGCACAGGAGATCATCTTCGGTCTGGTTATCGGTTCGTACATCGCACTCGGCGCGATCGGATTTACGCTGGTGTACGGCCTCGTCAACATGATTAACTTCGCTCACGGCGAGTTCATCACGGTCGGTGCGTTCGTCGGCTATCTCGCGGTCGTATTCGGCGGTCTCTCGATCCCGGTGGCCGTCGTCGTCGCCCTGGTGATCACGGCAATCGTCGGCTGGGTCATCGCCCGCGTCACGTTTGAACCCATGAACGAGGCGGGGGCGGTTCCGCTGCTGTTGATGTCCATCGGTCTGGGTCTGGTCTTGCGGAATGGGTTCCGGGTGATTGCGGGGGCGGATCGTCGGAGCCTGCCGCGAGACGTCACGACGTACCGCTTCGACGACTGGGGTTTCTTCGTCACGAGTCAGCAGCTGTTCATCATCGGCGTGACGCTCGTCGCCGTCGTCGTCCTCCACGTCTTTCTCAGCCGGACGATGCTCGGGATCGCGATGCGCGCGACCTCGGACAACGAGGACCTCGCGCTCGTCTCCGGGATCGACACCCGTCGAATCAGAAACGCAGTTTGGCTCGCCGCGTCCGGCCTCGCAGGCGTCGCGGGCGTCATGCTCGCCGTCTCGCAGTCGGCCAATCCCACCGTGGGCTTCGGCCAGCTCCTGTTGATCATCACCGCCGCCATCCTCGGCGGCGCGGGCAGTCCCTACGGGGCCATCGTCGGATCGTACCTGCTGGGCATCGGCATCACCGTCTCCGTCGCGTTTCTCCCGTCCGGGCTGTCGGAACTCAACGCGACCATGGCGTTCGTCGTCCTCATCGTCGTCCTGCTCGTCCGTCCCGGCGGCCTCGTCAACGCGGAGGTGCGGACGTCGTGA
- a CDS encoding ABC transporter substrate-binding protein — protein MSRKESVGTDRRTFLAITGSGALTTVGLAGCIGTEGDGNGGNGGNGGNGGNGSNDSNGGNGESPDTVMVGQPASLTGAWDFLQPAASDATDLAVQQINDAGGPLDAEFEVNRQDTTVDPQQARQVLRQFIDSDGVAAINGLYSSEIEPLWEFIQEQQVPIITPWPGSTYLDTRGGDKGTDETDDDEWLWRTVIGDTVHTSGAAQAMIEEAGVERMGILSATSAGEEGWTRQFTSWYEELGGEIVEVISADAGQSSYQSQLNELFSNDFDAWALSFALEDAITILRNWEDGGYGGQLLMEDGLRDDSLIDEVGEQAEGAWIAAGSTEGPNYDQFLSSYEEVSDEGLHPWGVAAYDATNILALAIHHAGETSHEAIQQSIGAVSRPDGTTVTTFAEGKEALDNGDEINYEGAVTDCDFTEHGNVWGDVVVERVTPDGFETEFTISGDDLQDEIDEY, from the coding sequence ATGTCACGCAAGGAATCAGTCGGGACCGATCGCCGAACCTTTCTGGCGATCACTGGATCGGGCGCACTGACGACGGTCGGCCTGGCGGGTTGTATCGGGACCGAGGGCGACGGGAACGGTGGCAACGGAGGCAACGGCGGAAACGGAGGGAACGGCAGCAACGACAGCAATGGCGGCAACGGCGAGTCGCCCGACACCGTCATGGTGGGACAGCCGGCGTCGTTGACCGGCGCGTGGGACTTCCTGCAGCCAGCGGCCTCCGACGCGACGGACCTGGCGGTACAGCAGATCAACGACGCTGGTGGGCCGCTTGACGCGGAGTTCGAGGTCAACCGCCAGGACACCACGGTCGACCCGCAACAGGCTCGTCAAGTGCTCCGGCAGTTCATCGACAGCGACGGCGTGGCCGCTATCAACGGCCTGTACTCGAGCGAGATCGAACCGCTCTGGGAGTTCATCCAGGAACAGCAGGTTCCGATAATCACGCCGTGGCCAGGGTCGACGTACCTCGACACCAGAGGCGGGGACAAGGGAACCGACGAGACGGACGACGACGAGTGGCTCTGGCGAACCGTCATCGGTGACACCGTCCACACCTCAGGCGCCGCCCAGGCGATGATCGAGGAGGCCGGTGTCGAACGAATGGGTATCCTCAGCGCCACGAGCGCCGGCGAGGAGGGCTGGACACGGCAGTTCACCAGCTGGTACGAGGAACTCGGCGGCGAAATCGTCGAGGTCATCTCGGCGGACGCAGGGCAGTCGTCGTATCAGAGCCAACTGAACGAACTGTTCAGCAACGACTTCGACGCGTGGGCGCTGTCGTTCGCCCTGGAGGACGCAATCACGATCCTCCGCAACTGGGAGGACGGCGGCTACGGCGGCCAGTTGCTGATGGAAGACGGCCTCCGGGACGATTCCCTCATCGACGAAGTCGGCGAACAGGCGGAAGGCGCCTGGATCGCCGCCGGGAGTACGGAAGGCCCGAACTACGATCAGTTCCTCTCGAGTTACGAGGAGGTGAGCGACGAGGGGCTTCATCCCTGGGGAGTCGCGGCCTACGACGCGACGAACATTCTCGCGCTGGCAATTCACCACGCCGGCGAGACGTCTCACGAGGCTATTCAGCAGAGCATCGGCGCGGTATCTCGCCCCGACGGAACGACCGTAACGACGTTCGCCGAGGGCAAGGAAGCGCTCGACAACGGCGACGAAATCAACTACGAGGGCGCCGTCACGGACTGCGATTTCACCGAACACGGGAACGTCTGGGGTGACGTGGTCGTCGAACGGGTGACGCCCGACGGCTTCGAGACGGAGTTCACTATCAGCGGCGACGACCTGCAGGACGAGATCGACGAGTACTGA
- a CDS encoding AAA family ATPase translates to MSERKRLVVVCGLPGTGKTTVASDLTKRLEADLVRTDVVRKDRFPDPEYTETETQATYEATLARASRALERDDVAVVDGTFRREPLRERARAVAEDADARFELVRVECDTSVVRTRIAEREGDESDADFAVYELLESEFEPPAEPHYRVDNSGSLGETRRQLAAICETLEARVS, encoded by the coding sequence ATGTCCGAACGGAAGCGTCTCGTCGTCGTCTGCGGGCTCCCCGGAACCGGAAAAACGACCGTCGCGTCGGACCTCACGAAGCGACTCGAGGCCGACCTCGTCCGCACCGACGTCGTGCGCAAGGATCGGTTCCCCGACCCGGAGTACACCGAGACGGAGACGCAGGCGACCTACGAGGCGACGCTCGCTCGCGCGTCCAGGGCGCTCGAGCGCGACGACGTCGCGGTCGTCGACGGGACCTTTCGCCGTGAACCCCTTCGCGAGCGAGCGCGGGCGGTCGCCGAGGACGCAGACGCCCGATTCGAACTCGTTCGCGTCGAGTGTGACACGTCCGTTGTCCGTACGCGTATCGCGGAACGCGAGGGTGACGAGAGCGATGCCGACTTCGCCGTCTACGAACTCCTCGAGTCGGAGTTCGAGCCGCCAGCGGAGCCTCACTACCGGGTGGACAACTCGGGCTCGCTGGGGGAGACCCGTCGCCAACTGGCCGCGATCTGTGAGACGCTCGAGGCGCGCGTTTCCTGA
- the trmY gene encoding tRNA (pseudouridine(54)-N(1))-methyltransferase TrmY, translated as MRQFVLIAHNVPTDADFSLADLAGGAGRLDALCRSITAAFVTSHGIRTDVQVHLVVQDTYTITFDGRDLRNLNPDERSTAALVRTALEHREEAIGALPAEPSPGVELYRRGFAGTLETVGGDGPVIQLHEDGDPIVDADPQSLADPTFVLSDHHDFTEEEVDLLAEAADRRLRLGPTLLHADQAITVAHHYLDTEGYERV; from the coding sequence ATGCGCCAGTTCGTCCTCATCGCCCACAACGTCCCCACCGACGCCGACTTCTCGCTCGCCGACCTCGCCGGCGGCGCCGGCCGACTCGACGCCCTCTGCCGGTCGATCACCGCCGCGTTCGTCACCTCCCACGGCATCCGAACCGACGTCCAGGTCCACCTCGTCGTCCAGGACACCTACACGATCACCTTCGACGGGCGCGACCTCCGGAACCTCAACCCCGACGAGCGAAGCACCGCCGCGCTGGTCCGAACGGCCCTCGAGCACCGCGAGGAGGCCATCGGCGCACTGCCCGCCGAACCGAGCCCCGGCGTCGAACTGTATCGACGTGGGTTCGCCGGGACGCTCGAGACAGTTGGTGGGGACGGGCCGGTGATTCAACTCCACGAGGACGGTGATCCCATCGTCGACGCCGATCCACAATCGCTCGCCGACCCCACATTCGTCCTCTCGGATCACCACGACTTCACCGAGGAGGAGGTCGACCTGCTCGCCGAGGCGGCCGACCGACGGCTTCGACTCGGACCGACGCTGCTTCACGCCGACCAGGCGATCACCGTCGCGCACCACTACCTCGACACCGAGGGCTACGAGCGAGTTTGA
- a CDS encoding homoserine kinase produces MRTVRAPATSANLGSGYDVFGLALETPADVVRVERAEETSISVTGVGSTYIPEDPKSNTVGAVAEALGVTAHIHIDKGVRPSSGLGSSAASAAGAALALNALYDLGHSRTELVSAAAEGEALVSGEAHADNVAPSLLGGFTVVTDDGITQVDASLSLVACLPEMVVSTRDAREVVPSSTSRAAVTETVGNAATLAVGMTRNDPDLVGRGMDDPVVTPARAALIDGYDDVRAAALDAGATGVTVSGAGPSLLAVCRASDQRAVADAMLETFDAAGVESRAYQTRIGQGATLYD; encoded by the coding sequence ATGCGAACCGTGCGAGCGCCCGCGACGAGCGCGAATCTCGGCAGTGGCTACGACGTATTCGGCCTCGCACTCGAGACGCCCGCGGACGTGGTTCGAGTCGAGCGCGCCGAGGAGACCTCGATTTCGGTGACGGGCGTCGGCAGCACATACATCCCGGAAGATCCGAAGTCGAACACCGTCGGGGCGGTCGCGGAGGCGCTCGGGGTGACCGCACACATCCACATCGACAAGGGCGTCCGCCCATCGTCGGGGCTCGGCTCCTCGGCCGCGAGCGCCGCCGGTGCCGCCCTCGCGTTGAACGCCCTTTACGACCTCGGACACAGTCGAACGGAGCTCGTCTCGGCGGCCGCCGAGGGCGAGGCGCTCGTCTCCGGGGAGGCTCACGCCGACAACGTCGCGCCGTCGCTGCTGGGCGGGTTCACCGTCGTCACCGACGACGGCATTACGCAGGTCGACGCGTCGCTGTCGCTGGTCGCCTGTCTCCCCGAAATGGTGGTTTCGACGCGCGACGCCCGCGAGGTCGTCCCCTCGTCGACGTCGCGAGCGGCCGTCACCGAAACCGTGGGCAACGCAGCGACGCTCGCGGTGGGAATGACGCGAAACGATCCCGACCTCGTCGGACGAGGGATGGACGACCCCGTGGTCACACCCGCTCGAGCGGCCCTGATCGACGGCTACGACGACGTCAGGGCAGCGGCTCTCGACGCCGGTGCGACGGGCGTGACGGTCAGCGGCGCCGGCCCGTCCTTGCTGGCGGTCTGTCGGGCCAGCGACCAGCGGGCAGTGGCCGACGCGATGCTCGAGACGTTCGACGCCGCGGGCGTCGAGAGTCGGGCCTACCAGACCCGAATCGGTCAAGGCGCGACGCTGTACGATTGA
- a CDS encoding MFS transporter, whose translation MLSIVGRFLSLFRVDRRVLALAFARMADGVGNSFLIIVIPLYVGSDLIAGNAFGLEEAVVIGTILSLYGFLNSSAQPFTGRYSDRTGKRKAFILVGLAGLAVTNLAYVFADTYAHLFLIRGLQGVSVAFIVPTSIALVNELATTRDRGGNMGVYNTFRLIGFGAGPVAAGVVVSAGPYALSVPGTNGLGVAVNGFDAAFYVATVTAAVSYLLVTVLVSDPESTVADAGSDLSIAILDRSGRHLLDPIFTLGVATLFLAGSIALFATLQPQINARLEQGSTWFGLQFAGFVIAQILLQTPIGRASDRVGRRPFIVAGMVLLIPTTIVQGYAFTPETMFLARLAQGVAGAMVFAPSLALAGDLAGAGESGTKLSVLTMAFGFGIALGPFASGTLVGYGFRVPFLFGGAIAAVGAVLVITQVEETLEIDRVDEQGERDEPADR comes from the coding sequence ATGCTGTCGATCGTCGGTCGCTTCCTCTCACTCTTTCGCGTCGACCGGCGCGTGCTGGCGCTCGCGTTCGCCCGGATGGCCGACGGCGTCGGCAACTCGTTTCTGATCATCGTCATCCCGCTGTACGTCGGCAGCGACCTGATCGCCGGAAACGCGTTCGGTCTCGAGGAGGCCGTCGTCATCGGCACGATCCTCTCGCTGTACGGCTTTCTCAACAGCAGCGCCCAGCCGTTCACCGGGCGGTACTCCGACCGAACGGGCAAGCGAAAGGCGTTCATCCTGGTCGGCCTCGCCGGGTTGGCCGTGACCAACCTGGCGTACGTCTTCGCCGACACCTACGCGCACCTGTTCCTGATTCGCGGCCTGCAGGGCGTGAGCGTCGCCTTCATCGTCCCGACGTCGATCGCGCTCGTGAACGAACTCGCGACCACGCGGGATCGAGGCGGCAACATGGGCGTCTACAACACCTTTCGGCTGATCGGTTTCGGTGCCGGTCCGGTCGCCGCCGGGGTGGTCGTCAGCGCGGGGCCATATGCGCTGTCGGTCCCCGGGACGAACGGCCTCGGAGTCGCCGTCAACGGGTTCGACGCGGCCTTTTACGTCGCGACGGTCACCGCGGCGGTGAGCTACCTGCTGGTCACTGTCCTGGTCTCCGATCCCGAGTCGACGGTGGCGGACGCGGGGTCGGACCTCTCCATCGCTATTCTCGACCGATCGGGTCGTCACCTCCTCGACCCGATCTTCACCCTCGGCGTCGCGACGCTCTTTCTCGCGGGCTCGATCGCCCTGTTCGCGACGCTCCAGCCCCAGATCAACGCTCGCCTCGAGCAGGGATCGACCTGGTTCGGGCTCCAGTTCGCCGGCTTCGTGATCGCGCAGATCCTCCTCCAGACGCCGATCGGCCGGGCCAGCGACCGGGTCGGGCGACGGCCGTTCATCGTCGCCGGGATGGTCCTGTTGATCCCGACGACGATCGTGCAGGGGTACGCGTTCACCCCCGAGACGATGTTCCTCGCCCGCCTGGCCCAGGGCGTCGCCGGTGCGATGGTGTTCGCCCCTTCGCTCGCGCTAGCAGGTGACCTCGCGGGCGCGGGCGAGTCCGGGACGAAACTGTCGGTGCTGACGATGGCCTTCGGGTTCGGCATCGCCCTCGGCCCCTTCGCCTCCGGGACGCTCGTCGGCTACGGCTTTCGGGTGCCGTTTCTCTTCGGCGGCGCGATCGCCGCGGTCGGCGCAGTACTCGTCATAACGCAGGTCGAGGAGACGCTCGAGATCGACCGTGTCGACGAGCAGGGCGAACGCGACGAACCGGCCGACAGGTAG
- a CDS encoding DUF1684 domain-containing protein, with product MTTDDPDPGSASGRGATTDVDREEYRRALEEKRAEKDRFFGDHPQSPVPPEDREDFDGLAYFDPDLEYRVTATVDFEDDPEADPVAMETTAGREVRYLRVAILAFDLERADPDLAGGRYELTAYSQDGSTDELFVPFRDKTTGQQSYRGGRYMELAVDGDLEDGQALVVDFNLAYSPFCAFSETFDCPLPPEKNWLEVAIPAGEKAY from the coding sequence ATGACGACCGACGACCCTGACCCTGGCTCCGCGAGCGGCCGCGGAGCCACTACCGACGTCGACCGCGAGGAGTACCGTCGAGCGCTCGAGGAAAAACGTGCCGAGAAGGACCGATTCTTCGGCGATCACCCCCAGTCGCCGGTTCCACCCGAGGACCGCGAGGACTTCGACGGCCTCGCGTACTTCGACCCGGACCTCGAGTACCGGGTGACGGCGACAGTCGACTTCGAGGACGACCCCGAGGCAGACCCCGTCGCGATGGAAACGACCGCGGGACGCGAAGTGCGCTACCTCCGGGTCGCCATCCTTGCGTTCGACCTCGAGCGCGCGGATCCGGACCTCGCGGGGGGAAGGTACGAACTCACGGCCTACAGTCAGGACGGGAGTACCGACGAACTGTTCGTCCCGTTCCGGGACAAGACGACGGGACAGCAGAGTTACCGCGGCGGCCGGTACATGGAACTCGCGGTCGACGGCGACCTCGAGGACGGACAGGCCCTCGTCGTCGACTTCAACCTCGCGTACTCGCCGTTCTGTGCGTTCAGCGAGACGTTCGACTGTCCGCTCCCGCCCGAGAAGAACTGGCTCGAGGTGGCGATTCCGGCGGGAGAGAAGGCGTACTGA
- a CDS encoding class I SAM-dependent methyltransferase: protein MSVREEFDEWAADGRDKGMETRHWHTAKHALARMPVEAGETVLDLGCGSGYAGRALQETNDAGAVYGLDGAPEMARNAASYTDDSRVGYVVGDFGSLPFADDSVDHVWTMEAFYYAADPHEALEEVARVLRPGGTFYCAVNYYEENVHSHGWQDNISVEMTRWSRDQYRKAFREAGLYVAEQDSIPDRETEIPDESAFPTDDWETREDMVERYREYGTLLTVGVAP, encoded by the coding sequence ATGAGCGTTCGCGAGGAGTTCGACGAGTGGGCGGCTGACGGCCGGGACAAGGGTATGGAGACGCGCCACTGGCACACGGCGAAACACGCGCTCGCGCGGATGCCGGTCGAAGCGGGCGAGACGGTCCTCGACCTGGGATGTGGCAGCGGCTACGCCGGACGCGCCCTCCAGGAGACGAACGATGCCGGGGCCGTCTACGGCCTGGATGGAGCGCCCGAGATGGCCCGCAACGCCGCAAGCTACACCGACGATTCGCGCGTCGGCTACGTCGTCGGCGACTTCGGGTCCCTCCCGTTCGCCGACGACAGCGTCGACCACGTCTGGACGATGGAGGCCTTCTACTACGCCGCCGACCCTCACGAGGCGCTTGAGGAAGTCGCCCGCGTGCTTCGCCCGGGTGGGACCTTCTACTGCGCCGTCAACTACTACGAGGAGAACGTCCACTCACACGGCTGGCAGGACAACATCTCGGTGGAGATGACCCGCTGGAGTCGCGACCAGTACCGGAAGGCCTTCCGGGAGGCGGGGCTGTACGTCGCCGAACAGGACTCGATTCCCGACCGTGAGACCGAGATCCCGGACGAGAGCGCCTTCCCCACCGACGACTGGGAGACGCGCGAGGACATGGTCGAACGGTACCGGGAGTACGGGACGCTCCTGACGGTGGGCGTCGCGCCCTGA